The segment TGTTGCAATTTTTTGGTTTATTTGATTTGTCTGAAAATCTCAATTTCAAACTTTAAATGACACTATTTATTGGCTTCATGTGTTACATACATTCTTATTTAAGCCCATGATACTTGGAAAATGCATACGTTTTGCACAGAAGTCCGTTAAAATGTCACTTTTATGTTATTAaggattttatttttaataatttctcTCACATTCAAAGCCAATTTGCAGTAAACATGTTAGCAATTCATCTGTCATATCACAATGCAAGATGATATTGAAGTGATTCATTATTCTGTGGTCCTTCTTTATTAACAATTTCTATTAAACACTATATTGAATTTGTCAACCGAAACAATTAATTTTCTGTAcaataatactccaagtgtgagtGTGTCTTAATCTTCAGAATTTTACATTTACAAATGTAAGTGCTAGTGGATATATTGCAATATCAAAATAATGCACTTTCTGATCATTTGAATTAAGAcaagaaaattctggaagaatCCAATGATTCAGGCAAcatctgaggagagagaaaaatagaTTAACACTTCAGATGGATATCCTTTCACATGAATAGGAAGATCTTAGCACCAACAACATTACGTGAGTACAAAACCAGACTAGGGAAAAGCAAGGCAAAAGGAGAATAGAAATTGCTATTGTTTAAAGTGTgctgtaaaaattgtgtattaaCCTAGTCAAGAACAAGGTATTAACCTACTTCCATCTCGGATTTGATATTTTACAAGATCAATATAAATTAACTTTATAGAGTTCCTAACTGTAAAACTGAAGTACAAGAAGTTTGTACAAGTTCAGATAAGTTGTAATACAATCCTAGACCAAATATATTGTCAATTTTTAAATAGCACACTTGAAGTCTCAATGAAAAAATGTTCAGCTGAAGAAAGAAACGAGTCTCAGAGAGGTACAGTATACTATAAGACAATAACAACAATCGAAGCAAGCTAACCATGAAGTCCCATCAGCATGCTTCCATAGATCAGACCTAGGCTGCTTCCATTCGCCTCCCATAACTGAGCTCAAGCTGaaatcctcaaagtattccaagcGATGACTGAAACAGAAAACCACATCAATATTAAAGACATATTACATAAAAATGCCAATTAACTTAACATGGTTAAAAATGCAATTAAGCACATGGGGGGGACTGAAATTAAGTATTTACGAAGTTTTGTAAAGAGAGAAAGCATGGGAGTGGTCCATTGCATTTCGCAAAGTTACAACAGTTTTCCAGACTTTTTGACAAGATCTCAGCATATTTACAAGTAAAAGTGTTTATCAAATGAAAATAATTAAAGGGGTTTAAGCATCCCAATTTAAGATTATAATTCCCAGTTGTAAATTAAATGGAACAGAAAGAATTGTGGAGATAGATTTGGTTCCAATTGGCATTTGGGCTTCCTGCCAGCCATTGTAAATTTTCACCAGAGATAAGGATGGGACTTCTACATTTAGCCTTACATGAAATAATACAAATAAAAGAGACATGAGTGGCCGCATAGCCATAAATACTACCTGTTCTTCTCTGCCCATCATTATACTCCATAGAAATATTCCTGCTTAACATGTGTCAGTGTACTACAATTCAGAAGAGCTCACAATACTGTCTTTGTAATGAAAAATGATCGCCCAGTAAATAGAACCACTTTCTGTGTTATCACCATATCCTCGGAATTTAACACTTTAGTAGCAAGTTAGGCTCATAGATTTTTTTCATTACAAACACGATTAACAAAATGAGAAATGGGTTTAGCTTCCCAACTAGTAAGATTATTAGTATAATGTTCTGTATTGGTGACTTAAAGGTTTGTTTATTTCAGGAATTGCAAGCAAATTTATTCCATTAATATTACTTTCTAAATTACCATTCCAAAGTCAAAAGGCAATATATAAACCTAGTAAATAATTTAATACCTTAACCCTAAACTTGTTTTTTTGTGTATGCAATTCATATTAGCAAATTTTAAAACTAACTCTACAATCAGTTTCAATCTATTCAAAATTTCAAAGATTTTAAGTTATTTCAAGGCTTTATTATATTTGTAGTATAATAttgaataaaattttaaaatatatataaatatgcaCCATTATGCTACGCAACAAACAAAATGCAGAAGATAAATCTGGAACTTACTAAGATATTTTATCAAGTAATAACTTGAAATTCAAGTATCCCTTTTACAGGTGATATAGTTTATTTGGTCCTTTTGTTAAAAATTCTTGTTAAATGTTCACCATAACTATTTTACTGTGATACTTATTTTTTTTAACAAGGCTTTTATTCAATTGTCTTTCCCTATTAATCTAAGTTTAAGATATTTTCagaaacttctgaagatgtcccCATACCATTCATATTTCCCAATTTGGTTGACAAGTGCAACTACTCCAACTGTTACTATATAACAAGCTATTAACAGGGATTTGAAAGCAAAAGAAGTCTTTCTCAAAGTCATCTTTAATCTTGCCCCAAGCAGTTAGCACCAAAGGTACAGACTCACAAAATATCAGGGAGGAGTGGAAAATAATCACATAGTACTCCACAGCATCCCATCTGTTTGAGGATCAGCACCATCAACATTTACTTGCATGGACTTCAGAGGCAGGGTTTACACAACCTTGCACAGAAGTTCTTTGCTTTAAAAAGATCACAGAAAAAAGCTGTAATATATACAGAGAGATACAAATGTAAAAGGCAAAGCATAGTTTTATGTGATATTGAAATTATTTTGCCTGAGGAAATGTAAATGAAAAGTACAATTAACTGAGAAGGATGAAAACATGACATTTTGTGTGAAGCTAATGAAGTGTGCTTAAAAACACTATTACAGTACATAGCAGGGCCAATTATCCACTAGCTTGGGTTGTACATTATTTATTAAATAACAGGATCACATCTCAACATATTAAAGGGGAAAACTGCATTAAAATGCATTATAATACATTTGATCATTGTGAAGGTCAAATGTGTGTTCCATGGCAACTTGTGCATTCTCAGTATTAGGTCTGTAATTTTATTATGTACTTAGATAGTAATGATAGAAAACAATAAACAGCAAACACTTATACTCACAAGTTAGGCTGTTGTCCCTCATTTATCTGCTCCTTAGGTATGGGATACAGAGCCTCATAAACTCTTTTATCACCAGAGCCATGAATCGCATAGGCATTAAACTTGTTAACTCCATCAGGAAAAAAACTCCAAGGAATAAGTGCTTTGCCTTCCCAATTTTGATCATGAATTGTAGAGTCGTATTTTAAATCCAGTTCTTTCTAATGTGAAGAGAAAGCAGTTAACAActtcatacatttgaattttagcCTAATTTTTGAAAGCTGACCCAACTATATTCTGAACAATTGAATCTTCCAAACACAATCATGTGAACAAGAAAATTTAAAGTCTAGATAAATAATAATAGCTACATTGCTACATTGAGCTCTCAGAACACTTATCAGTTGTGCTAATTCCAGCATACAAACCACTTGCCAACTGAGTCAAACCAGTTCTAAAGGTGGTAAAAACCTGGTCTGAGGGGGTAATTTCAGcattgcaggactgctttgaaaacACAACGTAGagaatgttcagggaggctgctacCTATGGCAACCATGTTAACATCCAGGAATATGTGGATTCTATGAGCAGCTACACAGAGAAGTGTACTGAGGATGTTACCATCAGAAAACACATTTTTGTGAAGGCAAAtcaaaagccatgctgactgcagAGGTCTGTGCACAGTTGAGGGATCATGATGCTGCCTTTATATCAAGGGGATGTGACGGCTCTTAGGGAAGCAAGAACTGTGCTTCCCTgctccatcaggaaggcaaaacagGCGCATTCTCAGAGGACGTACAACCATTTCTGCGATACCAGAGACACGGGGCACATGTGAcagggaattcagaggattacagACTATAAGTCTACCCTGCACATTAGTGACCAGGACACCTTACTCGCTGACAGGCTAAATGTCTTTTATGCCTGGTTTGATTAAAACATTAGAACATTAGAAGGTCTTTGACacgaacaggccattcagcccaacaaagctCACCAAATCACCATTCACATAGTATGCTAAAAATAACTATCAAGTTTAGATTggaaagtctctaaggtactactctcaactacacaactaggtagtttgttccacaatccactgtgtaaagaaatgcttcctgatgtgagtctgaaatctcccttgaaccagtctccacctatgcccacatgtccttaatgatggattaattctgaagtagcagctggcatccatTTTACATACACCCTTGATGATTTTGAATACTTCtaccatgtctcctctcattctaggTCTACATAAGCTAAAatgatttaattctttcaatttTTCTTCATACCTCACACCCTGCAGACCCGTAATGAGTCTCATcacccttctctggactctctccagtgctttcacatccctcacatcatatggagaccaaaattgtacacagtttCAAGGTGTGGCCTCAGAAGCACATTACACAACTCAAGGAGAACATCTCTTGACTTGGACTCCACTGAGCGCATTATATACTGtagcccaacattctattagccttcctaatcacttccatgcattgtctagatgttgatagtgatgcgTCTACCAGGACACCCAAATCCTTCTCTACAGTACAGCTTCTAACTCTAGACCCACCCCCACTgcatatttatatctaatatttctacttcctatatgtaatactttacatttatttacattaaatttcatctgccatttatctgcctaCATCTGGATTCTGTTTAAATCTAACTGTATTGATTttgctgcctgaatgttatcagcccGTCCCCTTaattttgtgtcattagcaaaacTTCACTCATTTATTTGTTATGTGGTTATCCAAAttattaatgtaaattaaaaacagcagcTGCCCCAAAACTGATCCCCCTGAAATCCTACTTTCATATCTTCTTGGTGTAAAAATTATCCTCTCACCATAAACtcgttgttttctgtttttgagccaattctgcacccattcACACACCTTATCCTGAATCCCTACCTCCCGTAGCTTGATTATTAACCACTCATGGGGTACCTTatgaaaagccttctgaaagtccaagtaaaagATATCAACCGTTctattgttatcataaattttagttgcctcttcatagaactccaACATATACGtaaacatgatttccccttttgaagccatgctggctttctgctaacatgcTTGCTCTTATCAGTTGCTTTtccatttcattctttatcaTTGCTTCCATTATCTTGCCTGTGATACACTTTAAGCTTAATGGTCTATAGTTACCAGAGTCAGTGCGGTCACCCTTCTTATATACTGGGAAACATTAGCCCATTTGCAGTCCATATTGATTTTACCAGTCTTcaatgacttttgaaaaatacatATTAAGGGTTTGAATATATAATCACAGTTCTCTCTAAGTACTCTTGGATATATTTTggctggccctggagatttattaactttcagccttttcagctAAAGCACAACCAAATTATTTTTTAAGCTCTCTAGGTCACTTAAAACAACCTTAACCTTCTCTATATCTTCGCAGGTGAATAGCAAAATAGGAGTTAAGAGTATCCACTATGTCCATCCCTGCATAATTTAACACTCCACTCTTATTTCTAATACACTTAACTTCCTCCTTGACTTTTGTTTTACTACTAAAGTATTCCAAAAATCTCTTAGGGTCAATTTtagcattatcagcaatatccttctcaacctgccttTTGGCAATCTGAATTTCCCTCTTGACTATAGCTGTCATATTTTCATATGCCCtaaggagggaaaaaaaggatcagccatgattgaatggcagagcagattcgatgggccaaatggcccaattctgctcctatatcttctggtcttatggtctaaggttAACATCATTAAAATTTTTTCTATATTccttatatagctgtcttttcccCAATAATCTTTATGTATTTTTTATGTACATATACGTATTTTTAAGAATTTCTTTATTGTCCATATAGTTGATCTATTGTTTTTACTGCATTTCCGAACCTTGCGTATGAACATTACCTGCACTCATGTATTACCTCTTTAAATCGACCCCATTGTTCCTCAACTGACTCAACATCAAGTATTTCCTCCCAGCTTACCTTCTGAATGAAGTCTTTGCCTCATCTGCACAAACTTTGCCTTTCAGAATTCAACCTAATGGCTTTGATTTTTACTGAAGTACTTGTTCAAAAAACTTTGAGACTAACAATGGTACAATCACTTGTTCCTAAGTGCTCAACAACTTCCGTACACATAGttctatcctgattgttacagAATATCAGATCATGACAGGTCTCCCTTTTTGTTGGTGCATTAACATACTGGGTCAAAAAATAATCATTCAATAACTCAATGAATTTACGTTCCTGTAATCGATAAGTCACTGGATTCTCCCACTCGATAgttgggaaattaaagtcaccccCAACTATAACATCACCCTTAGAACTTGCTTTTTTTAATATTCTGATAGAGTTGTTCATTTGAATCACTATCAGCATTACATCCAatgttattcatttgtttttACAGCTCTCATTTCTCACCCAGATATCTTCACTAAGACTCAATTCATTTCCTatcataagcagcctcatgtttaaGTCATGTGTATGGCTACTCCTCCACCCTTACGATCTTGCTTATCTTTCTTAAGTATGTCCTTTAATACTGCcaaatggtctcggcctgaaatgtcgactgtacttttttccataaatggcctgctgagttcctccagcattttgtgtgtgttcgttTAATACCATATTCATCTCCATCCTTTGAGATCAGCCAGGTTTCAGTTATTGCTATCAGATCATACTTATATGTACTTATATACAATTCCAGCTAGTTTATTTTATTCTTAATACTTGGAGTTATACAGGCCATCCTTAGTGTATTACTGATGTTTCCATTTTTGAAGCCTATAATCGGTTTATGTcctaacatattattctccactAAGGTGTTTAAACAGTTGTTGAGCCTGGCTTGTTCAAAGTTCCCTACCCCACCAATTCCCTCAGCTAACCGAAGCATACACCTTTTCAGTACAAGAGTTATCCTCCAGTTCAAATGCAACCTGGTGGTACAGCTTCTATCTGCCCCAAAAGGTGCCCCGATGTCCCATAAACCTATGTCGCTTTAATCTATACCATGATCTGAGACATGGATTATATCTTCTAATCTCCTCCATTTTACCTGGACTGGCACATGACACAGGCAGAACATCCAAGAAGACCACCTTGACAGTTCTGCTCCTAAGCTTCCCACTTAACTCTTTAAATTTGTCTTGCAGAACTCACAGCGAGCCTTTACCTATGTCATTCATTCCGATGTGAACAATGACTGCTGGATCCACCCCAGCTCTAGCCAGGAGCTTATCTACTCGTACAGGGAGTAGATAAGCTTGTGCTTGTGCTCTTGGTAGGCAACAGACCATACAAGACTCCATGTCAGTCCACACCAGACTCTCACCCTACCGCCCCATAACTGAATCCCTTACTATCACTACTTCCTTCATATGGAATTTAGGTTTAGGATTGAAGAAGGTCCAGTGGGGCTCGTCTGTCCTACCTACCACCACATGGTCATCATTAAGCATCGCTAGATGTTCAAAACAGTTGGACAATTCCAACTCTGGGGTTGATGCCCCTGTACAGCATGTACCTCTTACCCTGAGCTTCCTTCCCACGGTCCCCCATCTGTCTCTTTTTGGTCTGGAGCCTCAACCGGTGGCTCTCTTAGGATACACGCTATCTCCTTAACGGACATCTGGAGCACATCTGCCAATTCTCTGCAATATTGCAGGTCATCTACCTCCTCCCCAAGTTCTGCCACCTTGTTCCCGAGGTGCTGGATTAGCTGATATTTCTCGCATATGAACTCACTAGGGGAGCAAGTTTCTGTGAATCTGACCATTAAGGCGAGTGATATTGTAGAGGCTGCATTATTATACTTTTAGGGGGAAAGAGCTACTGAACTACTGAAgattaattaattttatttatttaaattcttAAAGGTAAACTACTATTCATACTACTATTCCTACTTTGCTCCCTATGTACCAGATAGCACCTAATGCCTAACATGTGTTTGGACTTTCCTCAGACTTTCTAGATTTGTAGTCCTTGATCGATTCGCTTTCCCTGTCAGTACACTAAGCAACTCCTGGCCCCCCCTTGTTAAGCCTATAACAATTTCACCACCATCTAATTATGAGCTTGTTTTTTCGTCAGAAACACACTAAGTGCCTCTTTTAACCTAGTGCTAGCGAACTGCTTATGCAAAGGCAAGAAAACCAGTCGCCCAAAACAAGGGATAGGCCAGAAAAAAATTCCTTTGTAGCCCCTGTAAGATGAACAAACACAAGTTATACAAGCATCTGCGTCCAGAATTTAAAACGGAACAAAAGAACGCTATAGACCAAATCTTTCTCTCACACTCTGCCAAACAGCGCACATTGTAGGGCTGGAGTCTGCTGCACCAGCACCAGAACAACCTGGAAGTGCACAGAACAAagtgctggtgaggaaggcatctCTCCTGCCAGGGGAGCAGACACTCTatctggctgaagctgaggtgaggaagatCCGGGCTAGAATCAACCTACACAAAGTTGTGGGGCCAATATACCAGGTCAGGTTCTGAAAGACTGTGCAGTCCTGTTGACTAGGAAGTTGACagatatattcaacatctctctggagcAATCCATTGTCCAACCAGTTTCAAGGCAGCAAtcatcattccagtgccaaagaaggtgaCAGTTACCTGTCACAGGACTATCATCCTGTGGCATTAAGATCAACCAATATGAAATGATTTGAGCGGCTGGTCATGGAGCCCATGAAAGTCTTTCTCCCAGCTGCATTGGACCTTTCCAGTTTGCTCGAATCAATCCACTGATGAAGCCATAGCCTTTGCCCTCCACTCTGtcttgtcccacctggaaaatgaggTCTCATATGCTTGGCCGCTGTGTATAGACTTCACTTTGGTGTTTAGCACCATCATGCctcagaaactggtggggaaaccCTCCTCGCTGGGTCTCAACACTCCTCtatgtaactggatcctggatttcttaATGGAAAAGCAACAGTCATTCCGTGTGGGCAACAACGTCTCTAGTCATATTACGCCGAGCACTGGCACAACCCCGGGCTGTGTGCTcggtccactgctgttcacactgctaacacatgactgtgtcgcaggattcagctcaaaccgtgtcatcaagtttgcggatgacacaaggACAACGATGTTGCGTCGGAGTACAGAGAGAaagtggagcagctggtggactggtgtgagaacaacaacctaaGTCAGAATGTGGAGAAGACCAGGAAAActattgtggactttaggaaagtGCAGATGAACTATCACCCTTTGCACATATATGGCTCCTCTGTAGGGAGGGTTACTATAAAAGCACCAAGTTCCTGGAGTTCGCATCATAGATGACCTCAACTGGTCCCTCAATGCAATCTCCCTGAATAAAGAAgcccagcagcacctccacttcctaaggagataAAGGCAAGTgaggcccccccccccaatcttgaCTGTTTTACAGgaccaccattgagagcatcctgacaagctgcatcttcaCTTGGCATGGGAGGAGCAAAGCATCAGACTGGAAGtgcctacaaaggactgtgagagtgGCTGAGAGAATCATAGGGGTCTCcttaccatccatcggggacatttatcagagtcctgtgtacacagggcccttTATACTATCAAGGATCCCAGCCATCCAGCCAGCATCCTTCTTGacttgctaccatcaggcaggagaccccAATGCATTTAGAAAGGAATGGTCAGAATggaaaacagtttcttccctaagGCCAGTGggcttctgaacaccctgctgcATAGCATTCATTGTGTCACCGGTCAATTTgttctgtaccctacaatatttaatctatgtactttactttgtttatttatttgtaattcatttgtagattttattcaaactttcctaagttattgtgtgttatgtgtgtgttaTGTATacagtactactatgctttacaccctggtccggaGAAACATTCTCTTGTTTGACAgtgtgtttttttatatatatacacacacacacatatatacacacactgctatatctatctatatctatatatatagttaaatgacaataaacttgacttgacatgaAGGACCAACAGTTGTGAACAGGATATAACATAAGAAAATGCATCCATTTCAAATAAGTTTATTTGAATTTCTACTAAAAAAAGATGTTCAAAGCCTCACTTTTATGTGATGTTATTGACAATTAGGTGCAGAACTACTTTAGTTATTCTAGTACAAAGAACATGTGAATTTCTAGCAATGTGTCTTTTAAAAGCAAAAGTTTCACATTAATATTGTTCAGTAAAATATTAGAAGTGTTATTTTTACAATATAGGCATAgagaaaaaggaaataaaaaagtctatgtaaagaaaaacaaagtaaATGACAAAATTAATGAATAAATGACAGAAGTAATGAATATATGGGAAGAGG is part of the Mobula birostris isolate sMobBir1 chromosome 4, sMobBir1.hap1, whole genome shotgun sequence genome and harbors:
- the c4h4orf33 gene encoding UPF0462 protein C4orf33 homolog isoform X2 — protein: MEFTITKTWDSSPVSHKGVALSLKPDDEGILMVVDAPFFNDPPSPAGPRGKPYNQLWDYEVVEAFFLNSCKELYLEVELCPHGQHLVLLLAGKRKAWKKELDLKYDSTIHDQNWEGKALIPWSFFPDGVNKFNAYAIHGSGDKRVYEALYPIPKEQINEGQQPNFHRLEYFEDFSLSSVMGGEWKQPRSDLWKHADGTS